The region GGGGCGCAGGACGTGGCCCGCGCCGGTGCTCCGGACCATCCGGCGTCAGCCTCACGCCTATGAGGGCGACGGCGTGGGGCAGCGGATGTCACGGGTGAGGCGGCCGTCATTTCTCCAACGATGCGTTGGAGAATTCGGATTCGGGCAGTCCCACGCGCCCGGCCAGACCTCCGCTCGCCACGTTGCGGTGTCGTTGGCGGGTCATGGGAACATCGGCGTGCAGGCGAAGCGGCCATCTTCGGAGGCCGCGCCGTCAGGCTCCAGGTTGCGGTTTCGCTTTCGGGTTCACCGAGAACGCCGGCGAGCAAGCCGAGCGGAGACCTGTGGAGACGGGGTGGTTGGTTCGCCAACGGTCCGTTGCCGAACTGACGATGAGTGCTTTGGGCGGGCTGCTCTGAATCGTGCAACGAGCTACTGCAGAATTTGGGCGAGGTATCAGCGCCGGTCCTGTGTCGTTGCTTGTGCCGTGGACGCCGGAAGCCGCATGTCTTGGCGGCGAGCTCGTTTACGCGGAGAGGAGCGTGACCGTCTCGGATTCCTGCCGCCGACTCTGCGTATCGGTCGCCGAGCCCTTTTCGGCGTACATGGCTCTGTCGGCGCGGTCGAGCGCGCCCTCGATGGTGTCGCCGGGGTGCACCTGCGTGACGCCCCACGACCACGAGTGGCTCGCGTACTCACGCAGCCGGGCCATCACGACCCGCGCCTCGTCCTCATCGGTCTCGGGCATCAGCATGGCGAACTCGTCACCACCGAGACGGCCGACGATGTCGGTCTGGCGCGACAGCGACATCCACTGCGCGGTGAGCGACCGCAGCACGTAGTCGCCGGCGGCGTGACCTCCGCCGTCGTTGATCGACTTGAACTTGTCGAGGTCGAGCACGGCGATGGCGAGCGGCCGCTGATGGCGGGTCGCGCGGCGCATCTCGAGCTCGGCCTTGGCGATGAACCCTCGACGGTTCAGCGCACCGGTCAGAGGGTCGGAGTGCGATTCCAGCCGGATGCGGTGCCGCACGAAGAGCCCCGCTTCGAGGCACAGCCAGGTGAACAGAGCCGCACCGATGATGTTCGCGGGGCCGAGCACGCTGCCCGCCCCCGGCGCGAACGGGCCGAAAGCCATCGCGGCGCCGAGGGCGACGAGGATGGCGAACTCACCCGCGCGGGCGACCCTCGCGCCGTAGAACCAGGAGAAGAACATGGCGATGAGCGGCAGCTCCTGCAGCACCGCGATGGCGTTCTGCCGCTCGTCGGAGAAACCGAGGTAGTACACCGAGACAAGGGCGTGCGCGACGACGAGCGCCATGCCGACCCAGCGCGGCAGTTCGATGCCGACGAGCGCGACGAGCGCGAAGACCCCCAGGCCGACCAGCGCCGTCCCACCCGAGAGCACCTGCTCCCACAGAGTGATGTCGGTCTCGAAGAGCTCGATGATGCCGAGCACGCCGAACAGCAGGAAGATGCTCGCGGTGACGACAGAGTATGTCGACGTGCGCTCGCGGACGTGCTTCAGCCAGCCGGCACGCAGCCAGCGCAGCTCTTCCGCATCCTCGACATGGATCGCTTGAGTGACCATGGTTCCCTCCCGTTCGTCCCGCCGTCGGTCCCGGGCGCGTTCGACGCTCCGGGTTCCGATGAAGGTGGCTGTGCTTGACTGCGCCGCCGGGGCGGCGCTCATTTCCGTTCACAACGACCGCCCCCAGGGACGCGGTTTCCCCAAGCCGCATCCCCGAGGCGGTGACATCACTGGGGGGAGTGATGTCCTGTCCTCAGCTCGTCGCGGTCCCCCATGTCCCGTCGAGCCGAGTTCCCCAGGTACCTAAGCAATATATCAGGATTCCGTCCCTTTTGTCCCCCTTTTGGGGGACAAGATTGTGGACAGGATTCCGGTGTCGCTCAGCGCGTGCGCCCGGCCGACAAGAAGTGTCGGGAACGGAGCCCAGTGACACTGAATGTCGCCCAAGAACCGCGGTCCCGGGCGAGACGGCGCGTCTTTGACACGACACTTTTCCGAGCGGGCTCAGGGGCCGCGGTGGACTCTACTCTCGGCGCCCTGGAGCATCCTCGCCTGCTGTCGGGTCCCGAAGCCCGTTCGGAAGGTGTTGTGACGCGCGCAGCATTACCGCGGGTCAGGACCGGCGCCTCAGTCTGATGGCGAGTAGGCGGGACTAGGACGTGTCGCCCAATGCGCTGTCGGCGGTATTGAGAGACTGTAGGTCGTGGCGGGGTTTCATCATGTCGAGGTGTGGATCGTGAATCTTGCGGAGGCTCCAGCTGAATCGGGCTGGCTGCTTCGCGAGCTCGGCTTCGAGCGCGAGGGCGAGTGGCCCGAGGGCGAGTCGTGGGCCGCTGGCGGAGCGTATCTGACGCTCACAATCTCCCCAAACCTGTCCACCGCCTCGCATGATCGCAGGGCACCAGGCGTGAACCATCTCGCGTGCAAGGCGGGTGCGCCCTCCCGTGTCGACGCGATCATGGCTCGGGCGGACCAGCACGGCTGGCAACCGTTGTATCGGGAGCGGTATCCGCAGGCGCGACGGTCGCGACCATGCCTGCACCAGCGTCGCGGCTCTGAATCCGCTGGATAGCCCTCGGATAGGTTTGGGATGACGCCCGAGCTGGCGCGCGCAGCTCGGGCCGCGAGCCCGTACGGGCTGGACCGGCGCTCTATGCGGTCGAGTTGTGCCGGGTTGGGTAGATCGCGGATCAGTCCCCATGGAGTACGGCCGCCATCCTTACGAGGCGCCGTCCAATCGGTAGCCCATTCCCGGCTCGGTGATGAGGTGGGTTGGCTGGGACGGATCAGATTCCAGCTTCCGGCGCAGCTGTGAGAGGTACAGCCGCAGGTAGCCGGTGTCCTCAACGTGCTCTGAACCCCAGATGGTGGTCAGCATCGTCTGCCGCGTGACGAGCCTGCCGGGGTTGCGCACCAGGATCTCGAGCACCTGCCATTCGGTGGGGGTGAGACGCACCTGCCGCGTGCCTTCCGCCGTCGAGCGGGTGACGCTGCGAGCGACGAGATCCACGGTCACATCTCCGAAGCGCACGCTCGGCTGCGAGTCGTCCTGCCCAGCGCGGCGAGTGAGCGCACGGATCCGCGCGAGCAGTTCTTCGACAGCGAAAGGCTTCGTCAGGTAGTCGTCGGCACCCGCGTCGAGCGCTTCGACTTTGTCGCTTGCTCCGGCGCGGCCGGAGACGACGAGGATCGGGGACTGAGACCATCCCCGGACCGCGGTGATCACCTCGAGGCCGTCGAGCTGAGGCATTCCGAGGTCGAGCAGGAAGAGGTCGGGGCGTTGGTCGACCGCTGCAGCAATCGCCTGTGAGCCGTCCGCAGCCGTGACAATCTGGTATCCCTTAGCTATCAGCGTGATACGCAGCGCCCGCACGATCTGCGAATCGTCGTCGGCGATGAGGATCTTCACGGCGTCTCCTGTTCGGTTGCCTGTTTCGCCACGATGGCTGCGAGCGAGATCACCATCGTGAGACCGCCCGCGGGAGTGACCTCGGGAGTGAGAGTACCGTGCATGGCCTCGACGAAGCCTCGCGAGAGGGCGAGCCCGAGGCCGAGACCGGTGGTGTTGTCGGTGTCGCCGAGTCGCTGGAAGGGCAAGAACATCTCCTGCCGCTTCTCTTGGGGAATGCCGGGTCCGCGGTCGATGATTCGGATCTCGAGCGCGTCGGCGAAGGTGCTCGTACTGATATGCACGGGCACCCCCGCTGGACTGTATCGCAGCGCATTGGTGAGCAGGTTCACGATCACCCGCTGGAGCAGCACTGGATCGGCGCGGGCGAGTACGTCCTCGTGGTTTAAGGCGAGCGTGACATCGCCGGGGCCGAGGTCCAGTTCGTCGAGGGCTGCGGCGACCGCGCCGCCGGGGTCGGTCGGGATGTCGTTGATGCTGATCGCCCCTGCCTGCAGTCGGCTGACGTCGAGCAGGTCGGTGACCAGGGCGGACAGCGCGGTCAGGCTTTCGTCGGCCGTGTCGAGCAGCTCTTCGCGATCCGCTGCGGCCATCTCCGCGCCGGCGGTTTTCAGCCCGCCGACAGCAGCGGCCGCAGCGGCAAGAGGGCGCCGTAGGTCGTGGCTGAGCGCCGAGAGAAGGGCACCGCGGACGCGGTCGGATGCGGCGATGGGCTCCATCTCCTTCGCAGCGCGCTCGAGATGCTCGTGCTCGAGGGCCGCCTGCAGTTGCGCCGTGACGACAGCGAGCAGCCTACGCTCCGAGGCGGCGAGATCGGTGCCGTGCAGTTCGAGGACGACATCGTCGATGATGGTGATCACGGTGTGCCGGTTGTCAGCCAGAGGCTCACCCGAGCGGGCGAGCACGTCCTCGCCGGCGAGCAGGCGGACGCCTGACAGGTGGAACGCCTCTCGCGTGCGGTCGACGAGCGCCTGAATCGCGCTCTCGCCGCGCAGCACGCTGCCAGCGATGGTCTGGATCAGCTCGGCCTCGGCCGCCGAGCGGCGTGCGGCGCGCGTGTACCGGGCGGCGCGGTCGACGATGAAGCTGACGAGACCGGCGATCACGACGTACAGCACGAGTGCGAGGAGGTGGTGTGGCTCGTGGATGTGCACGGTGAAGAGCGGTTCGATGAACAGGAAGTCGAGGGTGATCCCAGACAGGACGGCGGCGAACAGCGCCGGCCAGAACCCGCCAACGAGGGCGACGATCACGACGAGCAGCTGGAAGCTCAGCACGTCCGTGGTGATGGAGTCGTCGCTGCGGGTGAGGAAGAGTGCCCCGGTCAGGATGGGGCCGGCGATGAGCGCGAGCGAGAGACCGAGGATTCGCCTCTTGAGGCTGAGCGCGCCGGTGAGGGGTGGGAGCGTCATCCGGCGTCCGGCCGCGGCGTGATTCACCATGTGCACGTCGATGTCGCCGGACTCCCGCACCACGGTGGCCCCGATGCCGGGGCCGGTCAGCGCGGACGCGAAGCGGCCCCTGCGGCTCGCACCGAGCACCAGCTGCGTCGCGTTCACCGAGCGGGCGAACTCGACGAGAGCGGTGGGGATGTCCTCTCCGACGACCTGGTGGTACGCGCCGTTGAGCTTCTCGACCAGCGCCCGCTGCTGCGCGAGCGCGCCCGGGTCTGCGCTCTTCAGGCCATCTTGACTGGTGACGTGCACCGCGACGAGCTCGCCGCCCGCGGATCGCGCCGCGATGCGCGCACCGCGCCGGAGAAGCGTTTCACCCTCCGGCCCCCCGGTGAGGGCGACCACGACCCGTTCCCGTGCCTCCCACGTCGAGTCGATGCCGTGGGCCTTCCGGTATCCGTTCAGTGCCTGATCTACTTCGTCTGCGAGCCAGATGAGGGCCAGCTCCCTCAGCGCGGTCAGGTTGCCGAGCCGGAAGTAGTTCGACAGGGCTGCGTCGATGCGCTCTGCCGGATAGACCAGGCCGGTGCTGAGACGGTCGCGCAGGGCCTGCGGCGCCAGGTCGACCAGCTCGATCTGATCCGCACTGCGCAGGAAGTTGTCCGGCACGGTCTCGCGCTGCGGTGCTCCGGTGATTTGCTCGACCACGTCGTGCAGTGATTCCACGTGCTGGATGTTCACTGTCGAGATCACGTCAATGCCCGAAGCGAGAAGCTCCTGTACGTCCTGCCAGCGCTTGTCGTTCACCGAGCCCGCCGCGTTCGTATGCGCCAGCTCATCGACCAGCGCCACCGCAGGTCGGCGAGCGAGAACCGCGTGGAGGTCCATCTCCTCCAGGGCGACGCCGCGGTGGGTGACTCGAGCGCGCGGAACCGACGGCAGGTTCTCAGTCAGGGCGGCGGTCGCCCGTCGGCCGTGGGTCTCGACGACCGCGATGACGACGTCGATGCCCTCGGCCTGCAGTCGTCGCCCCTCCTCCAGCATCGCGAATGTCTTGCCGACGCCGGGGGCGGCGCCGAGCAGCACTCTGAGCCGCCCTCGTCGTGACATGGTCATCCCCTCGCAGAATCCAGTGCGACGTTCAACTCCAGCACGTTGACCGTCGGCGAGCCCAGGAAGCCGAACTCGCGACCCCTAGTGTGGGCGTCCAGCAGGGTGCGTACATCCGTGACCGACAGGCTACGCGCATCCGCGATCCGCGCCACCTGGATGGCTGCGTACTCCGGGCTGATGTGCGGGTCGAGGCCGGACGACGACGCGGTGACCGCGTCGGCAGGGACAGCTGACTCCGCCACACCGTTGAACCGGGAGATTTGCGTCCTGCGCTCGGTGATCATCGCGATCAGCTCCTCGTTCTCGGGTCCGTAGTTGGAACCCGACGACGCGCCGCCGTCGTAGCCGTCGCCGGCTGCGGAGGGACGCGGCTGGAAGTACTCCGGCAGCGGAGCGCCATCGGCGTCCGCGAAGTTCTGGCCGATCAGCGCCGAGCCTGCGACCTGACCGTCGTCGTCGCGCACGAGGGACCCGTTCGCCTGGGCGGGGAGCAAGAGCTGCCCGATCAGGGTGATCGTCACGGTGTACACGACGCCGAGCAGGATGGTCAGCAGGGCCATCGAGCGCAGCGCGACCCAGGTGGTGCGCGCGGATTGGCGGGTGAGGGTGCTCATTCTGCAGTCTTCTTTCGTCAGCTCAGAAGCCCGGGATGAGGCGCACGACGAGGTCGATCAGCCAGATCCCGATGAAGGGGGTGATGACGCCGCCGAGGCCGTAGACGGCGAGGTTGCGGCCAAGGATCTGCGAGGCGCCACCAGGGCGGTACCGCACA is a window of Microbacterium esteraromaticum DNA encoding:
- a CDS encoding response regulator, which encodes MKILIADDDSQIVRALRITLIAKGYQIVTAADGSQAIAAAVDQRPDLFLLDLGMPQLDGLEVITAVRGWSQSPILVVSGRAGASDKVEALDAGADDYLTKPFAVEELLARIRALTRRAGQDDSQPSVRFGDVTVDLVARSVTRSTAEGTRQVRLTPTEWQVLEILVRNPGRLVTRQTMLTTIWGSEHVEDTGYLRLYLSQLRRKLESDPSQPTHLITEPGMGYRLDGAS
- a CDS encoding DUF4118 domain-containing protein, whose protein sequence is MSRRGRLRVLLGAAPGVGKTFAMLEEGRRLQAEGIDVVIAVVETHGRRATAALTENLPSVPRARVTHRGVALEEMDLHAVLARRPAVALVDELAHTNAAGSVNDKRWQDVQELLASGIDVISTVNIQHVESLHDVVEQITGAPQRETVPDNFLRSADQIELVDLAPQALRDRLSTGLVYPAERIDAALSNYFRLGNLTALRELALIWLADEVDQALNGYRKAHGIDSTWEARERVVVALTGGPEGETLLRRGARIAARSAGGELVAVHVTSQDGLKSADPGALAQQRALVEKLNGAYHQVVGEDIPTALVEFARSVNATQLVLGASRRGRFASALTGPGIGATVVRESGDIDVHMVNHAAAGRRMTLPPLTGALSLKRRILGLSLALIAGPILTGALFLTRSDDSITTDVLSFQLLVVIVALVGGFWPALFAAVLSGITLDFLFIEPLFTVHIHEPHHLLALVLYVVIAGLVSFIVDRAARYTRAARRSAAEAELIQTIAGSVLRGESAIQALVDRTREAFHLSGVRLLAGEDVLARSGEPLADNRHTVITIIDDVVLELHGTDLAASERRLLAVVTAQLQAALEHEHLERAAKEMEPIAASDRVRGALLSALSHDLRRPLAAAAAAVGGLKTAGAEMAAADREELLDTADESLTALSALVTDLLDVSRLQAGAISINDIPTDPGGAVAAALDELDLGPGDVTLALNHEDVLARADPVLLQRVIVNLLTNALRYSPAGVPVHISTSTFADALEIRIIDRGPGIPQEKRQEMFLPFQRLGDTDNTTGLGLGLALSRGFVEAMHGTLTPEVTPAGGLTMVISLAAIVAKQATEQETP
- the kdpC gene encoding K(+)-transporting ATPase subunit C; translated protein: MSTLTRQSARTTWVALRSMALLTILLGVVYTVTITLIGQLLLPAQANGSLVRDDDGQVAGSALIGQNFADADGAPLPEYFQPRPSAAGDGYDGGASSGSNYGPENEELIAMITERRTQISRFNGVAESAVPADAVTASSSGLDPHISPEYAAIQVARIADARSLSVTDVRTLLDAHTRGREFGFLGSPTVNVLELNVALDSARG
- a CDS encoding GGDEF domain-containing protein, with the protein product MVTQAIHVEDAEELRWLRAGWLKHVRERTSTYSVVTASIFLLFGVLGIIELFETDITLWEQVLSGGTALVGLGVFALVALVGIELPRWVGMALVVAHALVSVYYLGFSDERQNAIAVLQELPLIAMFFSWFYGARVARAGEFAILVALGAAMAFGPFAPGAGSVLGPANIIGAALFTWLCLEAGLFVRHRIRLESHSDPLTGALNRRGFIAKAELEMRRATRHQRPLAIAVLDLDKFKSINDGGGHAAGDYVLRSLTAQWMSLSRQTDIVGRLGGDEFAMLMPETDEDEARVVMARLREYASHSWSWGVTQVHPGDTIEGALDRADRAMYAEKGSATDTQSRRQESETVTLLSA